In Candidatus Methylomirabilota bacterium, a single genomic region encodes these proteins:
- a CDS encoding glycosyltransferase — translation MRWLIVLPFERPGHFGVDFRDELAAMGHEVRTFAYRRDNPLYKNRGTKAAYQLWILRRLEGICLEWEPSLVLVLKGGPITPGLIRRVKRSRDVLFLNVFPDNPLWMIPFDAIEAYDVFFTKERYALTSLEHVGLRNLHYLPLYCVPALHHPVTLTAEERLLYARPVSFVGSRYPYRERLIKELLTFPIKLWGPGWQRSESPDIRAVVAGGPVWGRAKLAIYSGSTLSLNQHHPMNDIVGVNNRAFELAASGACQLVDLKGELPGLFTPGEEVVAYRDLDDLKDQIGYYLAHPDEARGIGDNAMKRALKDHTLRHRIEEILTVVEHRFGKR, via the coding sequence ATGCGCTGGCTCATCGTGCTGCCCTTCGAGCGACCGGGGCACTTTGGGGTGGATTTCCGGGACGAGCTCGCGGCCATGGGCCATGAGGTGCGCACCTTCGCCTACCGGCGCGACAATCCGCTCTACAAGAACCGCGGCACCAAAGCGGCCTATCAGCTCTGGATCCTGAGGCGGCTCGAGGGGATCTGCCTCGAGTGGGAGCCCTCGCTGGTCCTCGTCCTCAAGGGCGGGCCCATCACCCCCGGGCTGATCCGCCGGGTCAAGCGGAGTCGGGACGTGCTCTTCCTCAACGTCTTCCCCGACAATCCGCTCTGGATGATCCCCTTCGACGCCATCGAGGCCTATGACGTCTTCTTCACGAAAGAGCGCTACGCCCTCACCTCGCTCGAGCACGTGGGCCTGCGCAATCTGCACTACCTGCCCCTCTACTGCGTGCCCGCCCTGCACCATCCCGTGACGCTCACCGCGGAGGAGCGGCTCCTCTACGCGAGGCCGGTCAGCTTCGTGGGAAGCCGCTATCCGTATCGTGAGCGCCTCATCAAGGAGCTCCTGACCTTCCCCATCAAGCTCTGGGGCCCCGGTTGGCAGCGGTCGGAGTCGCCCGACATCCGCGCCGTGGTGGCGGGCGGTCCGGTCTGGGGGCGGGCCAAGCTCGCGATCTACTCGGGCTCGACGCTCTCGCTGAATCAGCATCACCCCATGAACGACATCGTGGGCGTCAACAATCGCGCCTTCGAGCTGGCGGCCAGCGGCGCCTGCCAGCTCGTGGATCTCAAGGGCGAGCTCCCCGGACTCTTCACCCCTGGGGAAGAGGTGGTGGCCTATCGGGATCTCGACGACCTCAAGGACCAGATCGGCTACTACCTCGCCCACCCCGACGAGGCGCGCGGCATCGGCGACAACGCCATGAAGCGCGCGCTCAAGGACCACACGCTCCGCCATCGCATCGAGGAGATCCTCACGGTGGTCGAGCACCGCTTCGGGAAGCGCTGA
- a CDS encoding mandelate racemase: MGVEVEAADGRRARGYAADNLLPKWFDKDPARSFRENVRDQLVAIRIAHQAYVEAAKVPRSIFQIWLDAFAECRRKGPGRNLNALTIAFGSSFFERALADAAARLAGADAVALLRHDLLEIRPGAIHRELEQEDLVRWTRETAPASLAVRHTVGLLDPISAADVPADGWIGDGLPQTLEECVTTYGLRYFKIKVGGRLDEDVVRLSSVASTLDRLIADPYVVTLDGNEQYKTLADLRRLLETLSKTSGLSRFRKAIAFVEQPLERSFALDPAALDGLPKLGVPLVIDESDAEVESFKIAVSLGYRGVSAKNCKGIFKSFLNRTLIERWNRRRKPEAALFMSAEDLTNLPMVALQQDLATVRALGITHVERNGHHYVKGLAHCSRRERYQATRLHRDLYLGGEAQARLRVEGGALNVGSLGTPGYGGAFEPDLPSMVSLERWSFDSLEAES; the protein is encoded by the coding sequence GTGGGCGTCGAGGTGGAGGCCGCCGACGGCCGGCGCGCGCGCGGCTATGCCGCCGACAATCTCCTGCCCAAGTGGTTCGACAAGGATCCGGCCCGGAGCTTCCGGGAGAATGTCCGGGACCAGCTCGTGGCCATCCGCATCGCCCATCAGGCGTACGTGGAGGCGGCCAAGGTGCCCCGGTCCATCTTTCAGATCTGGCTGGACGCCTTTGCGGAATGCCGGCGGAAGGGTCCCGGACGGAATCTGAACGCGCTCACCATCGCCTTCGGCTCGTCCTTCTTCGAGCGCGCCCTCGCCGATGCCGCGGCGCGGCTCGCGGGCGCCGACGCGGTCGCCCTGCTCCGCCACGATCTCCTGGAGATACGGCCCGGGGCCATCCATCGCGAGCTCGAGCAGGAAGACCTCGTGCGCTGGACTCGCGAGACCGCCCCCGCCTCCCTGGCCGTGCGCCACACCGTGGGCCTGCTCGATCCCATCTCGGCGGCCGACGTGCCCGCCGACGGCTGGATCGGCGACGGGCTGCCCCAGACTCTCGAGGAATGCGTCACCACCTACGGGCTCCGGTACTTCAAGATCAAGGTGGGCGGTCGCCTCGACGAGGACGTGGTCCGCCTGAGCTCGGTCGCCTCCACCCTCGACCGCCTGATCGCCGATCCGTACGTGGTCACCCTGGACGGCAACGAGCAGTACAAGACGCTCGCCGACCTCCGGCGACTCCTCGAGACCCTGAGCAAGACGTCCGGGCTCTCACGCTTCCGCAAGGCCATCGCCTTCGTGGAGCAGCCGCTCGAGCGGTCCTTCGCCCTCGACCCCGCCGCCCTCGACGGCCTGCCCAAGCTCGGCGTGCCCCTCGTCATCGACGAGAGCGACGCCGAGGTCGAGTCGTTCAAGATCGCCGTCTCGCTCGGGTACCGGGGCGTCAGCGCCAAGAACTGCAAGGGCATCTTCAAGTCGTTCCTGAACCGCACGCTGATCGAGCGGTGGAATCGGCGACGCAAGCCCGAGGCGGCCCTCTTCATGAGCGCGGAGGACCTCACGAACCTGCCCATGGTGGCGCTCCAGCAGGACCTGGCCACCGTGCGCGCCCTCGGCATCACCCACGTCGAGCGCAACGGCCATCACTACGTCAAGGGACTCGCCCACTGCTCCCGGCGCGAGCGGTATCAGGCCACCCGTCTGCACCGCGACCTGTATCTCGGCGGTGAGGCCCAGGCGCGTCTCCGAGTCGAGGGGGGTGCCCTGAACGTGGGCTCGCTGGGGACGCCGGGCTATGGCGGAGCCTTCGAGCCCGATCTCCCGTCCATGGTGTCTCTCGAGCGATGGAGCTTCGACTCCCTGGAGGCAGAGTCCTGA
- a CDS encoding LLM class flavin-dependent oxidoreductase produces the protein MAKLKVGFIPIEGGHYYKDALEEVVRAEDLGFDSVWMEEHHSVVDHYWPSPLTVLAGFATRTSRVLLGTDILVAPFYHPVRLAEDAALIDVMSAGRFVLGAAIGYKPDEFALYGAELEKRGARFEEQLAIIKGLWTQESIAFKGRHYQVEGTLEPKPVAKPHPPIWIGGWGDLTLKRAATLADNWIPGPTADLPRLLKGKKQFLAERAAAGRTAPLAEWPLTRDLIIADTDREARELAERHIMVSYRKEYAGGWKHPFIDASIATDLEGLMKHRFLIGGPDQVRKALEPFVTEYGLTHLICRLFFPGMPHRHIMRELELITKEVMPAFL, from the coding sequence ATGGCCAAGCTGAAGGTCGGGTTCATCCCCATCGAGGGGGGCCACTACTACAAGGACGCCCTCGAGGAGGTCGTGCGCGCCGAGGACCTCGGCTTCGACTCGGTGTGGATGGAGGAGCACCATTCCGTCGTCGACCACTACTGGCCCTCGCCCCTGACCGTGCTGGCCGGCTTCGCCACGCGGACCTCTCGCGTGCTCCTGGGCACCGATATCCTCGTGGCTCCGTTCTACCACCCCGTCCGGCTGGCCGAGGACGCGGCCCTGATCGACGTCATGTCCGCCGGCCGCTTCGTGCTGGGCGCGGCCATCGGCTACAAGCCCGATGAGTTCGCCCTCTATGGCGCCGAGCTCGAGAAGCGCGGGGCCCGCTTCGAGGAGCAGCTGGCCATTATCAAGGGTCTGTGGACCCAGGAGTCCATCGCCTTCAAGGGCCGGCACTACCAGGTGGAGGGGACGCTCGAGCCGAAGCCCGTGGCCAAGCCTCACCCGCCCATCTGGATAGGCGGCTGGGGCGATCTCACCCTCAAGCGCGCGGCCACCCTCGCCGACAACTGGATCCCGGGACCGACGGCCGACCTCCCGCGCCTCCTCAAGGGCAAGAAGCAGTTCCTGGCCGAGCGCGCCGCCGCCGGGCGAACGGCCCCCCTCGCCGAGTGGCCGCTCACACGGGACCTCATCATCGCGGACACCGACAGGGAAGCCCGGGAGCTCGCGGAGCGGCACATCATGGTCTCGTACCGGAAGGAGTACGCGGGCGGGTGGAAGCACCCCTTCATCGACGCGTCGATCGCCACCGATCTCGAGGGCCTCATGAAGCACCGCTTCCTGATCGGCGGCCCGGATCAGGTGCGCAAGGCGCTCGAGCCGTTCGTCACCGAGTACGGCCTGACGCACCTCATCTGCCGCCTCTTCTTCCCCGGCATGCCGCACCGCCACATCATGCGCGAGCTCGAGCTCATCACCAAAGAGGTCATGCCAGCATTCCTGTAA
- a CDS encoding tautomerase family protein produces the protein MPNITVQWYAGRTDEQKREITAAITEAMVKIGKTTADQVHVVFQDIEKSNWGVNGKLASDK, from the coding sequence ATGCCCAATATCACCGTGCAGTGGTACGCCGGCCGCACCGACGAGCAGAAGCGCGAGATCACCGCCGCCATCACCGAGGCCATGGTCAAGATCGGCAAGACCACCGCCGATCAGGTGCACGTCGTCTTCCAGGACATCGAGAAGTCGAACTGGGGGGTGAACGGGAAGCTCGCGAGCGACAAGTAG
- a CDS encoding FAD-dependent thymidylate synthase — METFTPAERAVLEPYFTNLDGPVFALVNLPEVVKGALFARYSRSAKSLRRLFLDEFVGEGLEGGSGARPIGTKRAEELYERMLSEYGDDSVAQLGGVHIACEGASNILTKVLEWGRLMAYLEQSTRYVPYTDRPGGHWKYHVPAELDGHPLRARYVETLDQAFETYARWIDPMREFWAARLSGPAGDSDVAGRSTIRAKALDSLRGLLPAATRSNVGIFGTGQGYEALLLRMRAHPLQEVRDHAALMLVELRKVIPAFLTRVDRPDRGALWSRYLAETRAETAAVAARLLAGAEIEPRGEVTLTDFDPDGEVKVVAAALYAASPLPDDQLLLLARKLGPEERRRVLDAYVGARENRRHKPGRAFERTAYRFDVLGDYGAFRDLQRHRLLTLEWQPLSVRHGWVVGPEIEEAGALGDWTRVMDASAKLCEALEGVGQAAVAPYAVAMAYRVRFYMELNAREAMHMIELRTAPQGHPAYRRICQAMYRLIDEQAGHRAIAAAMRFADLSDAEHGRLDAERASERRRNPP; from the coding sequence GTGGAGACGTTCACCCCCGCGGAGCGGGCGGTTCTCGAGCCTTACTTCACCAATCTGGACGGGCCCGTCTTCGCCCTCGTGAACCTGCCCGAAGTGGTCAAAGGCGCCCTCTTCGCCCGCTACTCGCGCTCGGCCAAGTCTCTCCGCCGTCTTTTTCTCGACGAGTTCGTGGGGGAGGGTCTGGAGGGCGGTAGCGGCGCGCGGCCTATCGGGACCAAGCGCGCGGAAGAGCTCTACGAGCGCATGCTCTCCGAGTACGGCGACGACTCGGTGGCGCAGCTCGGCGGCGTGCACATCGCCTGCGAGGGCGCGTCAAATATCCTGACCAAGGTGCTCGAGTGGGGGCGGCTCATGGCCTATCTCGAGCAGTCCACGCGCTATGTCCCCTACACGGACCGTCCGGGCGGCCACTGGAAGTACCATGTCCCCGCCGAGCTCGACGGACATCCGCTCCGCGCGCGCTACGTCGAGACCCTCGACCAGGCCTTCGAGACCTACGCCCGCTGGATAGACCCCATGCGCGAATTCTGGGCGGCCCGCCTGTCCGGGCCCGCGGGCGACAGCGACGTCGCCGGGCGCTCGACCATACGCGCCAAGGCGCTCGACAGCCTGCGCGGGCTCCTGCCCGCCGCCACGCGGTCCAACGTCGGCATCTTCGGCACGGGCCAGGGATACGAGGCGCTGCTCCTGAGGATGCGCGCGCACCCGCTCCAGGAGGTTCGTGACCACGCCGCCCTCATGCTCGTCGAGCTGCGCAAGGTCATTCCCGCTTTCCTCACCCGCGTGGACCGGCCCGATCGCGGCGCCCTCTGGAGCCGCTATCTGGCCGAGACGCGCGCGGAGACCGCCGCCGTGGCCGCCCGCCTCCTGGCCGGCGCGGAGATCGAGCCGCGCGGCGAGGTGACCCTGACCGATTTCGACCCGGACGGAGAGGTCAAGGTCGTGGCGGCCGCCCTGTACGCCGCCTCGCCGCTGCCCGACGACCAGCTCTTGCTCCTCGCGCGCAAGCTCGGCCCCGAGGAGCGGCGGCGAGTCCTCGACGCCTATGTCGGCGCGCGCGAGAATCGCCGTCACAAGCCGGGCCGCGCTTTCGAGCGGACGGCGTATCGCTTCGACGTGCTCGGCGACTATGGCGCCTTCCGGGATCTGCAGCGCCACCGGCTCTTGACGCTGGAGTGGCAGCCGCTCTCCGTGCGCCACGGCTGGGTGGTGGGACCGGAGATCGAGGAGGCCGGCGCGCTGGGCGACTGGACCCGTGTCATGGATGCCTCGGCCAAGCTCTGCGAGGCCCTGGAGGGAGTGGGCCAGGCCGCGGTGGCGCCCTACGCCGTGGCCATGGCTTATCGCGTGCGCTTCTACATGGAGCTCAATGCCCGCGAGGCCATGCACATGATCGAGCTCAGGACGGCACCGCAGGGCCATCCCGCCTATCGCCGCATCTGCCAGGCCATGTACCGCCTGATCGACGAGCAGGCCGGCCACCGGGCCATCGCCGCGGCCATGCGCTTCGCCGATCTCTCCGACGCCGAGCACGGGCGTCTCGACGCCGAACGCGCGTCTGAGCGGCGTCGGAATCCGCCATGA